The genomic window TCGTCACGCTGGGCGATCCGAACGTCTACTCGACGTTCGGCCACCTGCGCCGGACGATCGACGCCTTCCACCCCGACGTCGAGCTGGAGATCATCCCCGGCGTCAGCGCCGTGACGGCGTTCGCGACCGCGATGGGGGTCGAGATCGAGGCCGGCGCCGGACTCTCGCTTCGCGAAGCGGCGAGCGGGGCGAGCCCGACGGGGCCGGACCGGATGATCCTGTTCAAGGTCACCGACGCGCCCGCGACCCACGAGGGACTCGCGGACGCGGGCTACGACGTGACCTACGGCCGCCGCCTGTTCATGGAACAGGGCGAGACGATCGTCACCGACGACCCCGAGGCGATCGACGAGCGCGACTACTACACGCTCGCCTACGCCGAGAAGGAATCCCTCGAGGTCGAGCAGGCGACCGCGACGTTCCTCGAGGACGACGAGAGCGATGGGACCGACGACGTAACCGCGAACGACCGCGATTCGAGCGGCGAGCCCGTTGCCGATGGCGGGAACCGAGTCACACTCGAGCGCGCCGAGGGCTGTGAGGGCGGCGACTGTGAGGGACACCGATGACCGACGACACGCAGAACGATCCACAAGACGCGATCGACTCGCAGGGGGAACGCCGCCGCGAGGAACTCGACGACCGGATCTTCGAGCACAGCGCCGGCGACGAACAGGAGGGAATCCCCTTCATCGGCGCGGGCCCCGGCAACCCGCGGCTGCTGACCGTCGCGGGGAAGGAACTGCTCGAGGACGCCGACCTCGTCGTCCACGCGGGCTCGCTTGTCAACAGCGAACTGCTCGAGGAGTACTGCGGCCACGCCGAGTTGGTCAATTCGGTCGGGAAGGACCTCGAGGAACTGATTCCCCTGATGCGAGACGCCTACGAGGACGGCGACAACGTCGTCCGCCTGCACAGCGGCGATCCGGCCATCTACGGGGCCGCACTCGAGCAGATGGACGCGCTGGAACACGAAGGGGTCTCGACCTACTTCGTGCCGGGCGTCACGTCGGCCTTCGCGGCCAGCGCGACGCTGCGGACCCAGTTGACGTTGAACGAGGTCTCCAACCACGTCGCGTTCACCCGACCGCAGGGGAAGACCCTGAGCCCCGAGGAGGACCACATCTCCGACTTCGTCGAGATGGGCGACGTGACGACCTGCATCTACCTCGGGACCCACGCGGTTCGGGACACGATGGATCGGCTGCTCGAGGACGGCCGGGACCCCGAGACGCCGGTCGCGGTGATCTACCACGCCTCGTGGCCGGACGAGGACGTGATCATCGGAACGGTCGACGATATCGCCGATAAGGTCGAAGAGGCAGGCTATCGGGCCTCTGCGATGGTGGTTATCGGTGATGCGGTGACCGGTGCAGGCTACGAGCGCTCCTTCCTCTACGGCGACTGGGCGAATCGAGGATCGGACTCGAGCGACGCGAACGACGCGGACGCACAGGCGAACGAAACCGAAACGCAAGCGGGAGACGATTGATCATGAGCACGGACAACGTAGACAACGCGAACGAGGATTCGGGATCGGACTCCGACGGCGGCCACTGTTCCACGCCGGATTCGGACGGCGAAGTCGCGGAGGAGATCGCGATCATCTCCTTCGGGCGGAAGATGGACACCGCCGAGGAGATCAAGGCAGAGATCGGCGATCGCTACGAGGCGATCGACATCATCGAGTACCACGGCGACGTCTTCGAGGAGCACTGGGGCGAGTACGACTGCTTCGTCGGCCTGATGGCCTCGGGAATCGCGATGCGGAAGACGGCCCACCTGCTCGACGACAAGTGGGAGGACCCCGCGATCTGCGTGGTCGACGAGGAACTGACGTGGGCCATCCCGATTACGGGCGGCCACCACGGCGCGAATCAGGTCGCACAGGATCTGGCGACGATGGGTGCCGTCCCGGCGATGACCACCGCGAGCGAGGCGGCCGGGAAACAGGGCGTCGAGTCCAAGGCCAAGGCGATGGACGCCCACGTCGTCAACGGCGACTCGACGGTGAAGACGAACCTCGCCGTTCTCGACGACGAACTCGGACCGGTCGCCCGACTCGAGGGGCCCAAAGCCGTCCTCGTCGGCGACGATGTGACGGTGCTCAAGCGCAACAAGGACGACGGCGTCGTCCTCGGTACCGGCAGCGTCTCCGGCGCCGACAAGGAGGCCTTCCTCGCCGCATGGGAGGAAGCCCTCGAGCAAACCGACTACGACCTCGAGGACGTCGAGTTCGTCGGCACCGCGACCCGGAAGGAAGACGAGGAGGGCCTGCTCGAGGCCGCCCGGGAACTCGATCTCGGCGTCGTCGCCTTCGACAAGGAAACGCTGCTCGATCACGAGGGGCCGACGCCCTCGAAATCGAAGGAGCTGATCGGCTGGCCGGGCGTCTCCGAGGCCTCCGCGATCGCGGGCGGTCGTGAACGGGAACTGGTCTTAGAGAAGATCAGTTACGAGAACGAGGTCACGGTGGCGATCGGTCGATGAGCACTGAGGAGTCACCTGCCGGCACCGGCGACGGCACCCCCGACGACCACGGCACCCTCTACGTCGTCGGTATCGGCCCCGGCCTCCCCGACCACATGACCAAGCGGGCCAAGGAGGTCATCGAGTCCGCGGAGGTCGTCATCGCCTCGAGTCTCTATCAGGAGTTCCTGCGCGACGACGGCACGATTCCCTCGGAGGAACAGACGGACGAGGACGGGATCGCGACTCGAGACGACGGCTTCGAACAGGAGATCGTCCGCTCGACGATGGGTCGCCAGATCGAACTCGCCCGCGCGGCGTTCGACTACGTCCGCGAGGGAAAGGACGTCGCCCACGTCTCCGGCGGCGATCCGTCGGTCTACGGCAAGTCCGACCTCATCTTCAAGATGGCCGAGGAAGAGGACGCCACGGACGTCCCGATCGAGATCGTGCCCGGCATGACGGCGGCGCTGGGCGGCGCGGCCAACGTCGGCGCGCCGTTGTGCAACGACTTCTGTACGGTCTCGCTGTCGGACAAGTGGCGCGGCTGGGACGAGATCGAGGAGAAACTGCGCGCCGCGGCGATTTCGGACTTCGTGATCGTCC from Haloterrigena sp. KLK7 includes these protein-coding regions:
- a CDS encoding cobalt-factor II C(20)-methyltransferase, encoding MTLYGVGLGPGEADLVTVRGKEVLEDCDVVYSPGRLSRTVALEHVDESKIGDLDFPMTRDEEKLRAAWKEAAAEIAPNARDGDVAFVTLGDPNVYSTFGHLRRTIDAFHPDVELEIIPGVSAVTAFATAMGVEIEAGAGLSLREAASGASPTGPDRMILFKVTDAPATHEGLADAGYDVTYGRRLFMEQGETIVTDDPEAIDERDYYTLAYAEKESLEVEQATATFLEDDESDGTDDVTANDRDSSGEPVADGGNRVTLERAEGCEGGDCEGHR
- a CDS encoding SAM-dependent methyltransferase gives rise to the protein MSTEESPAGTGDGTPDDHGTLYVVGIGPGLPDHMTKRAKEVIESAEVVIASSLYQEFLRDDGTIPSEEQTDEDGIATRDDGFEQEIVRSTMGRQIELARAAFDYVREGKDVAHVSGGDPSVYGKSDLIFKMAEEEDATDVPIEIVPGMTAALGGAANVGAPLCNDFCTVSLSDKWRGWDEIEEKLRAAAISDFVIVLYNCWRNYEKAVEIVREERTDDARVAIVNDAGRADAGRNGESQFITTLGEAADHDDKVSGMGTSLIIGNHETETWRNDDRTYLVTPRGGRDVDDF
- a CDS encoding cobalt-precorrin-4/precorrin-4 C(11)-methyltransferase encodes the protein MTDDTQNDPQDAIDSQGERRREELDDRIFEHSAGDEQEGIPFIGAGPGNPRLLTVAGKELLEDADLVVHAGSLVNSELLEEYCGHAELVNSVGKDLEELIPLMRDAYEDGDNVVRLHSGDPAIYGAALEQMDALEHEGVSTYFVPGVTSAFAASATLRTQLTLNEVSNHVAFTRPQGKTLSPEEDHISDFVEMGDVTTCIYLGTHAVRDTMDRLLEDGRDPETPVAVIYHASWPDEDVIIGTVDDIADKVEEAGYRASAMVVIGDAVTGAGYERSFLYGDWANRGSDSSDANDADAQANETETQAGDD
- the cbiG gene encoding cobalt-precorrin 5A hydrolase → MSTDNVDNANEDSGSDSDGGHCSTPDSDGEVAEEIAIISFGRKMDTAEEIKAEIGDRYEAIDIIEYHGDVFEEHWGEYDCFVGLMASGIAMRKTAHLLDDKWEDPAICVVDEELTWAIPITGGHHGANQVAQDLATMGAVPAMTTASEAAGKQGVESKAKAMDAHVVNGDSTVKTNLAVLDDELGPVARLEGPKAVLVGDDVTVLKRNKDDGVVLGTGSVSGADKEAFLAAWEEALEQTDYDLEDVEFVGTATRKEDEEGLLEAARELDLGVVAFDKETLLDHEGPTPSKSKELIGWPGVSEASAIAGGRERELVLEKISYENEVTVAIGR